The nucleotide sequence TGGTGCGGGCCCGGGCCGAGGACACGGAGGTGCCGCGAAACTACTTCGCCGCGGTGACGGCGAGGGCCGTGGCCGATCTCGCCAAACTGTGGAGACTTTCCGAACCGCTCCTGAGGACCAACGGGATCCTCCTGGCCCCCAAGGGGCCGCGGGGTGAAGCCGAAATCCGGGAACTCCTGCGGCGAAGACCCGACCTGGGGATCGAAAAACACCCCTACCGCACCACCGGCCCCAAGACCCTGCTACTGATAAAGGTGTTCAAAGGGTCTCCCAGTTGAGGCAATTGGGGCAGACCCAGGTAATGGCGTTGCAGGAAAAACGCTTCTGATCCTGGGAAAGGCAGACCTGACACACCGAAAAACCGCAGCGCCGGCACCTCCAGAGAAGAGGACGCGGCTCGCCGCAGAAGTCGCACACTCCGGCCCCGTATTTGGGATTTCCCGACCTAAGCCCCGCCTCTGGCCTTGAGTTTCGCATCGTGCGCCGCTATCCTCCGGATCTTCTTTTCTATCTTTTTAATCACCCCCGGGCTCTGAATCCAGGGATGGAATCGGGCGTAGGCGGAAAGGAAGTCCCTTTCGAAGTCCGGGGAAACGGGCCCCAGGACCGTTCTGGCCGAGTAAAAAAGCTCGGCGAGATCCTTGACGATCCATCGTATTCTGGGCCTTTCGGACCGGCGCACCCTCTGGAGGTCGATGAGGACGAGCCGCCCTCCGTCCCAGAAGAGGTGACAGAGGTAGAAGTCCTGGTGAGAAAAACCCTCTCCGTGGAAACGGACCGCGGTCTCCACCAGAACCGGAAGGATCTCCCGGTAGGCCTCGGGACTTCGGCGCAGGAGGTCCTCGAGACGCTCCCCGGGGGCTCCGACGAAGAGGCTCAGGGCGCGGCGGGGGCGCCAGTTCCTCTCCAGACCGAAGGCCACCGGCTCCGGCACCCCGAACCCCCGGCGGGCCAGCTCCCGTGCCGCCCACCACTCCCTCTCTGCACCGGTGCGAAATTCCCGCCACCCGAAACGAAAGTAACGCTTGAGGTAAAGGGGACGACCCGCAAGCTCGAACCTGAGTATCTCCCGATCGGTCTTGCGCTTGAGAGGGGGAAAAGAGGTCTCCCACAGGGCCTCAAAGGAGGCCAGCCCCACCGCCTCAAGGACCTCCCGCCAGTTCGGTTCAATCTCGAAAATTCTCATGCCCCGAGAGCCCGCACATAGACCTTTAGTTCTTCTATAGCCTCCCAGTCCGGATCGGGAAAGGCCGGAAACAGGGAATTGTTATGAAAAAGGGGGTCCTCGGAAAGGGGATAGCGGGAACGAGTTTCGGCCTCCTCAAAAAGGGGCGTTCCGGGCACCGGGGAATACTCGGCCAGGATGGGGCGGGCCCCCACCGAGGCCACATACTCCGCGGCCTCTCGCACCTCGAAAAGACTCTGCCCCGGAAGGCCGAAGAGCAGATAAACCCCTATTTCCTCCCGGCGATAGCCGGCCTCCCGGAGGGCCGCCACCGCCGCCTCGAATTCCTCACGGCTTACCTTCCGGTCGTAGCGGCGATCCAGGGTCTCTAACCCCAGACGCACGGTTACGAAACCGGCCCGACGCAGCAAACGGGCCACCTCCGCGGAAAGAAATCGGGCGTGAAGGGCGTTGGGGGCGTGAAAACGCACCGCAAGCCCCCGCGAAAGGACCCTCTCCAGAACAACCCCCAGGTGCCCCTCGAAGTCCACCAGCAGGGCGTCGTCGTAAAAGGCAAAGTCCCTCACTCCGTATCGTTCGTGCCAGAAGAGAATTTCCCGAAAGACCTCCTCCGGGGGGCGTCTTTCAAACTCCGGGAAAAGTATTCCCGAGGCGCAGTAGGCGCAACGAAAGGGACATCCCCTTCCGGTGAGAATCACCGCGTAGGGAAGTCTTCGCTGCAGGTCGAAAACCGGATAATCCCGGGGAGACGGTTCTCCCCCGGGTTCAATCAGGTTCCGGATGCGGGAGAGGATGGCCTCTTCCCGGTGTTCGGCAACGACTTCCGCGTCGGGGAAACTCCGCTGGGCGTGATCCGGACAGAGCCGGGCGTAGATTCCCCCCAGAAGGATAGGGGTCTTCGGAAAATGCTTCCGGAGGAGGCGATAGGCCGCAAGGGCCCCGGGGTACCAGTAGGTCTGGAGGCAGGTGAGGAGGATGAGCCGGGGCGGGGCCAGGCTCCGCAGCTCCTCTTCGGCCAGCGCCGGGGGGATACCGTAACGGGCGAAGGTGCGGGGGACCTCTCCCAGGTGCGCGGGCCGCGGGATCACCTCCCGGTAAAAATGGCCGGTGCCGAAGGCTTTTCTCCGGGGACGACGGGGCAGCTCCGGATGGAAGGGATCCAGGAGATCCAGAAGGGCCACCCGGTAGCCCCGGGTCCGCAGGAGCCCGCCCAGGCGCAGGAGTCCGTAAGGCCTGAGCCACAGGTCATAGGCGGCAAAATCGTAAATCCAGGGATTGACCAGGAGAACATCCACTTTCCGTTTAACACCCCCGGCAGGGATTGGACTCTACCTCCAGATTGTATTAGCATAAGGCGGGAAACGACCATGTCGATACTGCGCCCGGACTTCAGACTCGAGCCCTCCTCGTGTTATGTGGATGCGCGGTGTCCGCGCTACAGGGTGGTGGTGCCGGCGGAGGAGGACCTCGCTCCGCTCATGCCCTACCTTAACGCCGCCGCCCGGGTGGTCTATTACGATCCCGGGGAACCGGTGCTGATCTTCCGGCTGGGACGCTACAAGGTGGCGGTACGGCGCGATCATGTGCAGGTGGCGCCGGTGTCTGACCTTGAGGAGGGGCGCCGGGCCAGGGACGAGGCGGAGGCCTTCCTTGAGGAAATCCTCCGGCGGCGGGGAGAAATTCAGCCCCGGTTCGAACCCCGCCGCCTTCCCCCGGCCCTGACCATATACCGCTATCTCCCCCGGACCAATTGCGGTCGCTGCGGGGAACCCTCCTGTCTGGCCTTCGCCGCCAAACTTTCCTCCGGTGAGGCGGAACTCAAAGACTGCCCTCCCCTTCAGGAGGCCCCGCACTCCCGGGATCGCCGGAAACTGGAAGAACTCCTGGGTGAGGGCTAACTCACCTCCACCTTCACGGGCTCGCTAATCCAGGTCCCGTGAAGATTACAGTTCTCCACCGCCTCCAGAACGGCGCTTTCTTTCAGTCTAATCCTGAAGGTGGCCACAGAGGCGAGAGGACCTCCCTCGGGAAACCTGACCTCCGCTATCTTCCGACCATTGCATAAAAGGGCTATCCAGGTGATCCAGTGCGTTGGAGTGGAGGGATGCTCCACAAGGTAACCCACCCGAACCCTAACCTCAAACCACTCCCCGGCCTTCACCCGCAGAGGAACCTCCACCCCGGGAACATGCTTCTTTTCAAGCAGGGAAGGATTGCGGGGATTGCGCAGACGCAGATAATTCTTCTCCCCGGCCCGGGCGGGAGGGGCCACCCCCACCAGGACCAGACCCGCCAAACCCTTAACGAAAGCTCGTCTCTTCATCTGATCCCCCAAAAGCTTTTTTAAATTATATCTCTTCCAATTTCGAGGATAGCCTTTTTCCGTTCCTTGTCAATTCACTAGATTTTGTTAGGTTTTGAAGGAAAAAAGCGGGGGTAGGAATGTGTCCGAGATAGATCGAATAAGAAAACAGGTATTAAGGACCCTGAAGCTCGGTCCCAAATCTTTCTGGGAACTTATCAACTATCAGGATGGCCACATCGCCGTCTTCTTTGAGGTCGTAAACCGGCTCCTGGAAGAGGGGCTGATAGGTTACAGGGACTACAGATTTCACCTTCGAAAGGAGGTCCCCTACCGGCCCTTTGCGGATACCGTGTGTCGCACCTGCGGTCTGGGGGTGGAACTCAGGGGTTTCTGGGAGGACCTTTACCGGCGGTTCATGGAGGTTACCCGGGATCGCCCCCTTCCCACCAGCGATTACGACCAGGGTTTCGTGCGCCCGGTGGACACCGTGCGCCGGGTGGCCTACATCTACCAGCGCGGCGACCTGGAGGAGGCCGAGATCTTCATCCTGGGCGACGACGACCTCCTCTCCGTGGCCATGGGACTCACCGGGATGCCCCGTCGCATCGTGGTGGTGGAGATAGACCGGCGCATCAACCGCTTCATTCAGGACTTCGCCCGCCGGGAAAACCTCCCCTGGATCGAGGTTTACGACTACAATGTGATTGAGGCCCTTCCCGAAGGCCTGAAACGGGCCTTTGATGTCTTCGTAACGGACCCGGTGGAGACGAAAAAGGGGCTCAAGCTCTTCGTGGGGAGGTGTCTGGAGGCCCTCAAGGGACCCGGGGCGGTGGGCTACATGGGCTTCACCCACCGGGAGGCCTCCCTGCGCAAGTGGTTCGAGTTCGAAAAGTTCATCCTTTCCGCCGGGCTGGTGATAACCGACATCCTGCGGGACTTCGCCATCTATCCGGAAAGGGAGAATCAGTGGGAGCACTTTTACGATACCTACGAGATCATGAAAAAGCTGGAGCTACCCCTTCCGGAGGTGGACTGGTACAAGAGTTCCTTCGTGCGGTTTGAGGTGGTGGAGGGGCCGCGGGTGCCGGAATTCGAGCCCCCAAAGGACCTGCGGGAGCTTTACTTCGACGAAGAATCCTGGGCCACCCCGCTTCCCTCCTACCTCAAGGAGAATTCCTGAGGCGTACGCGCACGGCCTCGGCGTGAGCGGAAAGGCCCTCGGTCTCGGCAAGCGTGAGCACCGCGGGGCCCTCGCGTCTCAGGGCCGCGGCCTCGTAGGAAAGCAGACCGGTCTTCTTTAGAAAGACCGAGACCGAGAGGGCGGAGGTGAACCGGGCCGCCCCCAGGGTGGGAAGCACATGGTTGGGGCCGGCCACATAATCGCCCAGGGCCTCCGGGGTGTGGTGCCCCAGGAAGACCGCCCCGGCGTTCCTTATCCGGGGAAGCAGGGCGAAGGGATCGGCCACGGCCAGCTCCAGATGCTCCGGGGCCACGCGATTGGCCAGATCGATGGCCGATTCCAGGCTCCGGGTCACCACCAGCCCGCCCCGTTTTCTGAGGGAGGCCTCGGCCACCTCGCGTCGGGGAAGGCGGGGAAGGGCCCCGGCGAGGGCCTCCCTCACCCGGCGAGCCAGTCGCCACGAAGGGGTTAAAAGCACCGCCGTAGCCAGGGGGTCGTGCTCGGCCTGGGCCAGCAGATCCCAGGCCAGGTGTTCCGGAGGGGCCGACTCGTCGGCCACGATGAGGACCTCGCTGGGACCGGCCACCAGATCCACCCCCACCTCCCCGTAAAGGAGTTTCTTGGCCACGGTGACATATATGTTGCCCGGGCCGGCAATGACCGAAACCGGAGCGATGGTCTCCGTACCGTAGGCCAGCGCCCCTATGGCCCAGGCGCTTCCCACCCGGTAGATCTCCGTGACCCCGCATTCGGCCGCGGCCACCAGCAGGGCCGGATGCAGTCTCCCCTCCCGATCGGGGGGGGAGACCATCACGATACGCTCCACCCCGGCCACCCGCGCCGGCACCGCGGTCATGACCACCGTGGAGACCAGAGGGGTCTGGCCACCGGCCCCTCCGGGCACATAGAGCCCCGCCGAGGCCACCGGGCGCACCATCTGTCCCAGAAAGACCCCCTCCCGGGTGAAGAACCAGGATTCCTCCCGCTGTCTTTCGTGAAAGGCCCGCACATTCTCAATGGCCAGCCGCAGGGCGGAGAGAAGTTCCGGAGAGACCTCCCGATAGGCGTTCCGGATCTCCTCCTCGGATACCCGGAGTCGATCCGCGGTAAAGTCCGGACAGTCAAAACGCCGGGTGAAGTCCACCAGGGCCTCGTCCCCCCGGCGCCGCACCTCGGAGAGGATCTTCCTCACCGAGCGCTCGACGCGCAGAGGGATCCTCTCACCCCGATGGATCAACCTTTCCAGAAACCGCCTCCCGGCCCGGGATTCCTCCCTGAAAATCCTCATGAATACCTCCACACCTTGACCGATCTTTCGGAATCTCATACCATGCTCTCCAACCGGAGGGAAGGATGGAGATTTTCCTGCGCAACCTGATCCTGGCCCTCTTTCTTTTGACCTCGGTGCCGGCTTTCGGGACGGTGGCCATCCTCATAGCCCTGGTGGAAAAACGCAAGGTTCTGGCCCATCGGGTGGCCTGGCTCTGGTGCCGGATCGTGCTCCGGATCTCCGGGGTGAGGATCGAGGTGGAGGGACTGGAGCGTCTGGATCCGGAAAAACGGTATGTATTCTTCGCCAACCACCGGAGCCAGATGGACATCCCCGTGCTGGAGGAGGTCCTGCGCCCCTTCGAAATCCGCTTCCTGGCCAAAAGGAACCTCTTTCGAATCCCCTTTTTCGGCTGGGGGCTTTCGGCCCTGGGCTACATCCCCGTGGAGAGGGAGGATCCCCGGGAGGGTCTCAGGAGCCTCATCGCCTGTGCGGAGAGGGTCAGGGCCGGCTACTCCGTGGTGGTCTTTCCGGAGGGGACCCGCAGTGCGGACGGGCGACTGCTACCCTTCAAGACCGCGGGGTTCCTCATCCCCATTCGGGCCGGAGTGCCGGCGGTGCCGGTGGCCATCCTGGGCACGGAGAAGATCCTGCCCAAAGGAAAACTTATCGTGCGCCCCGGAAGGGTGCGGGTGATAATAGGGGAGCCCATCCCCACCCAGGGGCTGAGCAGCCGGGATAAGGAGAAACTCGCCCGTAAGGTGCGAAACTTCGTGGAAGGGTTCATTCCCCCCGCAGGGCCATGAGAAGGAGTCTCTCCACCAGCTCCTCGAAGGAGAGACCCGCCACCCCTGCGGCAAGGGGCAGCAGACTGGTCTCGGTCATGCCGGGAATGGTATTGGTCTCGAGTAGATAAATCTCTCCCTCCATCGCGATCATGTCCGTGCGGCTGTAGTGCCTGAGCCTGAGGGCCCGATGGGCCCTCAGGGCGTATTCCCGGGCCCTCGCGGCAATGTCCTCCGGCAGGTCGGCCGGACAGATCTCCCGGGCCGCTCCGGGGGTGTACTTTGTCTCGTAATCAAAGTACTCGCATCTTTCCGGAATGATCTCCACCACCGGGAGGGCCTCCTCTCCCAGGACCCCCACGGTGAGCTCCCGCCCCCTGAGGAAACGCTCCACCACCACCTCGTCGTCCAGGGCAAAGGCCTCCGCAAGGGCCCGGGGGAGATCCTCCGGGCCCTTAACCACCGATAGTCCCAGGCTCGAACCCTGGGTGGCCGGTTTCACCACCACCGGAAAACCGAGACTCTCGCAGAAGGGCGGGATCTCGTCCTGTCCTTCCCGGGAAAAACACCTTCCGGGCGGCACCGGAAGCCCCGCGGTCTGATAAAGGAGACGGGAAAGCCCCTTGTGCACGGCCAGGGCCGAACCCAGCACGCCGGCCCCCTGGTAGGGAAGGCCCAGGGAATCCAGGAAACCCTGGATGGTTCCGTCCTCCCCCCCGGGTCCGTGAAGCACCAGGAAGGCGGCGTCGAACTCCCGGGCCCTTGCGGCAAGTTCGGGAAGATCCCCCGGGGGGTCGAAACGCACCACCTCGTGCCCCAGAGCGCGCAGGGCCCGCTCCACCGCGGCCCCGCCCTTTAAAGAGACCTCTCTTTCCGGGGAGATTCCCCCGGCGAGTAAAGCCACGCGGTAAGGCATCCTCGCACATCCTCCACCCGATTTAAACGCAGAACTTCTTCCGGACCGAAGGGAAGAAACCGGAAGATCCGCCGCTCGAGGAGCCTGGTGAGTTCCTCCAGGCGCCAGATGCGCACCCAGGAGGAGGGCCTCCTTCCGTAGCGTTCCCTGAGGTCCACGAAGCGTTCCTTCAGGGTGACGATCTCCTCGTGCCGAACCCGTTTGTCCGCATAGTACACCAGTTCGTCGGCCCTGATGGGGGTCCCCGGAGGCCCGGGTTTCAGAAAGATGTGGTTCCCCACCACCTCGGCTACCTCGGGGAACCCCAGAGCGCGAAGCCTCCGCCGGGCGCTTTCGGCGTGATTCTCCCCGGTCCGCAGGGAATGGTGCTTGGTGAGATCGTGAAGCAATCCTCCGGCCGCAACCAGAAAGACATCCAGGGGCTGACCCGCCCGAACCAGCTCCCGGGCCAGGAAGACCCCTACCTGCGCCACCCGCTCACAGTGACGCACGATGTGCCGGGGAACCCCCTCCCGCGCAAGCAATTCGTAGCACTCCTCCAGGGTCGGAATCCTCCCCATGTCCTCTTTCCTAACAGAATTAAGGCCTTCGGGGAAGCCCCCGCCTAACCCCCGAAGCCTCCGCCACAAAATCTCGAGGGCAAAATCAGACGAAATAGGCCGAAAACGGAAGGAAGCTTTCCCCTCCTGAAAGTGCAGAACCTCATTTGTGATTAACAAATGTCTTATAACCCGGTCTAAATTTTAGAAGGCAGATTGGACGATGTAGCCTGTATTTCAAAACAACGCAACTTAACCGTCGATGTAATCGGTAAAAAAAGTCCCCTCGCCGTTGAGGGTTAATTTCCCCTATCCGGTCTTTTCGGTTTTTGCCTTTCCTCCCCCCTCGGGTTAATAAGTTAGGGACCGTTTCGCACGGCTTCGGAGGGAGTTATGGCAGGATTGTGGCCAAAAATAAAAGATATTCTCAGGGAAAAACTCCCCGAACCCGCCTTTCGGGTCTGGATCGAGCCCCTTTCCGCGGAGATAAAGGAAAACACCCTGGTGGTTCTGGTGCCCAACGATTTCACCCGGGAGTGGGTGGAGGAGAACTACCTGGATCTCCTGCGGGAGGCCGCCCGTGAACAGGGGCTGTCCCGGGTGACCTTCCGGGTGGAGGAGGTCTCTCCTCCCACCCAACTCACCCTCCCCTACGAGCCGGCCCGGGTGCTGGGCCGCCGGCTCTCCCGGAGGTTCACCTTCGAGGAGTTC is from Thermosulfurimonas sp. F29 and encodes:
- a CDS encoding lipopolysaccharide kinase InaA family protein; the protein is MRIFEIEPNWREVLEAVGLASFEALWETSFPPLKRKTDREILRFELAGRPLYLKRYFRFGWREFRTGAEREWWAARELARRGFGVPEPVAFGLERNWRPRRALSLFVGAPGERLEDLLRRSPEAYREILPVLVETAVRFHGEGFSHQDFYLCHLFWDGGRLVLIDLQRVRRSERPRIRWIVKDLAELFYSARTVLGPVSPDFERDFLSAYARFHPWIQSPGVIKKIEKKIRRIAAHDAKLKARGGA
- a CDS encoding radical SAM protein; this encodes MDVLLVNPWIYDFAAYDLWLRPYGLLRLGGLLRTRGYRVALLDLLDPFHPELPRRPRRKAFGTGHFYREVIPRPAHLGEVPRTFARYGIPPALAEEELRSLAPPRLILLTCLQTYWYPGALAAYRLLRKHFPKTPILLGGIYARLCPDHAQRSFPDAEVVAEHREEAILSRIRNLIEPGGEPSPRDYPVFDLQRRLPYAVILTGRGCPFRCAYCASGILFPEFERRPPEEVFREILFWHERYGVRDFAFYDDALLVDFEGHLGVVLERVLSRGLAVRFHAPNALHARFLSAEVARLLRRAGFVTVRLGLETLDRRYDRKVSREEFEAAVAALREAGYRREEIGVYLLFGLPGQSLFEVREAAEYVASVGARPILAEYSPVPGTPLFEEAETRSRYPLSEDPLFHNNSLFPAFPDPDWEAIEELKVYVRALGA
- a CDS encoding (Fe-S)-binding protein, which gives rise to MSILRPDFRLEPSSCYVDARCPRYRVVVPAEEDLAPLMPYLNAAARVVYYDPGEPVLIFRLGRYKVAVRRDHVQVAPVSDLEEGRRARDEAEAFLEEILRRRGEIQPRFEPRRLPPALTIYRYLPRTNCGRCGEPSCLAFAAKLSSGEAELKDCPPLQEAPHSRDRRKLEELLGEG
- a CDS encoding desulfoferrodoxin family protein → MKRRAFVKGLAGLVLVGVAPPARAGEKNYLRLRNPRNPSLLEKKHVPGVEVPLRVKAGEWFEVRVRVGYLVEHPSTPTHWITWIALLCNGRKIAEVRFPEGGPLASVATFRIRLKESAVLEAVENCNLHGTWISEPVKVEVS
- a CDS encoding bis-aminopropyl spermidine synthase family protein, which gives rise to MSEIDRIRKQVLRTLKLGPKSFWELINYQDGHIAVFFEVVNRLLEEGLIGYRDYRFHLRKEVPYRPFADTVCRTCGLGVELRGFWEDLYRRFMEVTRDRPLPTSDYDQGFVRPVDTVRRVAYIYQRGDLEEAEIFILGDDDLLSVAMGLTGMPRRIVVVEIDRRINRFIQDFARRENLPWIEVYDYNVIEALPEGLKRAFDVFVTDPVETKKGLKLFVGRCLEALKGPGAVGYMGFTHREASLRKWFEFEKFILSAGLVITDILRDFAIYPERENQWEHFYDTYEIMKKLELPLPEVDWYKSSFVRFEVVEGPRVPEFEPPKDLRELYFDEESWATPLPSYLKENS
- the hisD gene encoding histidinol dehydrogenase — protein: MRIFREESRAGRRFLERLIHRGERIPLRVERSVRKILSEVRRRGDEALVDFTRRFDCPDFTADRLRVSEEEIRNAYREVSPELLSALRLAIENVRAFHERQREESWFFTREGVFLGQMVRPVASAGLYVPGGAGGQTPLVSTVVMTAVPARVAGVERIVMVSPPDREGRLHPALLVAAAECGVTEIYRVGSAWAIGALAYGTETIAPVSVIAGPGNIYVTVAKKLLYGEVGVDLVAGPSEVLIVADESAPPEHLAWDLLAQAEHDPLATAVLLTPSWRLARRVREALAGALPRLPRREVAEASLRKRGGLVVTRSLESAIDLANRVAPEHLELAVADPFALLPRIRNAGAVFLGHHTPEALGDYVAGPNHVLPTLGAARFTSALSVSVFLKKTGLLSYEAAALRREGPAVLTLAETEGLSAHAEAVRVRLRNSP
- a CDS encoding 1-acyl-sn-glycerol-3-phosphate acyltransferase, coding for MEIFLRNLILALFLLTSVPAFGTVAILIALVEKRKVLAHRVAWLWCRIVLRISGVRIEVEGLERLDPEKRYVFFANHRSQMDIPVLEEVLRPFEIRFLAKRNLFRIPFFGWGLSALGYIPVEREDPREGLRSLIACAERVRAGYSVVVFPEGTRSADGRLLPFKTAGFLIPIRAGVPAVPVAILGTEKILPKGKLIVRPGRVRVIIGEPIPTQGLSSRDKEKLARKVRNFVEGFIPPAGP
- a CDS encoding D-alanine--D-alanine ligase — its product is MPYRVALLAGGISPEREVSLKGGAAVERALRALGHEVVRFDPPGDLPELAARAREFDAAFLVLHGPGGEDGTIQGFLDSLGLPYQGAGVLGSALAVHKGLSRLLYQTAGLPVPPGRCFSREGQDEIPPFCESLGFPVVVKPATQGSSLGLSVVKGPEDLPRALAEAFALDDEVVVERFLRGRELTVGVLGEEALPVVEIIPERCEYFDYETKYTPGAAREICPADLPEDIAARAREYALRAHRALRLRHYSRTDMIAMEGEIYLLETNTIPGMTETSLLPLAAGVAGLSFEELVERLLLMALRGE
- a CDS encoding HD domain-containing protein, yielding MGRIPTLEECYELLAREGVPRHIVRHCERVAQVGVFLARELVRAGQPLDVFLVAAGGLLHDLTKHHSLRTGENHAESARRRLRALGFPEVAEVVGNHIFLKPGPPGTPIRADELVYYADKRVRHEEIVTLKERFVDLRERYGRRPSSWVRIWRLEELTRLLERRIFRFLPFGPEEVLRLNRVEDVRGCLTAWLYSPGESPRKERSL